The proteins below come from a single Bacillus spongiae genomic window:
- the groES gene encoding co-chaperone GroES, translated as MLKPLGDRVVIELVESEEKTASGIVLPDSAKEKPQEGVIVAVGAGRVLDSGERVAPEVAVGERILFSKYSGTEVKYDGSEYLVLRESDILAILSK; from the coding sequence TTGTTAAAACCACTAGGTGATCGCGTTGTAATTGAGCTAGTTGAATCAGAAGAAAAAACGGCTAGCGGAATTGTTTTACCAGACTCTGCGAAAGAAAAACCACAAGAAGGTGTTATTGTCGCAGTAGGAGCAGGTCGCGTACTTGACAGCGGTGAGCGTGTAGCTCCAGAGGTAGCGGTAGGTGAGCGCATTCTCTTCTCAAAATACTCTGGTACAGAAGTGAAGTACGATGGTTCAGAATACCTTGTTCTTCGTGAAAGTGACATTTTAGCTATTCTTAGCAAATAA
- the groL gene encoding chaperonin GroEL (60 kDa chaperone family; promotes refolding of misfolded polypeptides especially under stressful conditions; forms two stacked rings of heptamers to form a barrel-shaped 14mer; ends can be capped by GroES; misfolded proteins enter the barrel where they are refolded when GroES binds) — protein sequence MAKEIKFSEEARRSMLRGVDQLADAVKVTLGPKGRNVVLEKKFGSPLITNDGVTIAKEIELEDAFENMGAKLVAEVASKTNEIAGDGTTTATVLAQAMIREGLKNVTAGANPVGVRKGIEKATQTAIAELKTISKPIEGKESITQVAAISAADDEVGQLIAEAMERVGNDGVITIEESKGFSTELDVVEGMQFDRGYASPYMVTDSDKMEAVLENPYILITDKKITNIQEILPVLEQVVQQGKPLLLVAEDVEGEALATLVVNKLRGTFNAVAVKAPGFGDRRKAMLEDLAILTGGEVITEDLGLDLKTTSLDSLGRAAKIVVTKENTTVVEGAGETDKIAARVNQIRAQLDETTSEFDKEKLQERLAKLAGGVAVVKVGAATETELKERKLRIEDALNSTRAAVEEGIVSGGGTALVNVYKKVEEIKAEGDEATGINIVLRALEEPIRQIAVNAGLEGSIIVDRLKREKVGVGFNAAAGEWVNMVEAGIVDPTKVTRSALQNAASVAAMFLTTEAVVADLPEEAGAAPAMPDMGGMGGMGGMGGMM from the coding sequence ATGGCTAAAGAAATTAAATTTAGTGAAGAAGCACGTCGTTCTATGCTACGCGGTGTAGACCAACTTGCTGATGCAGTAAAAGTAACACTTGGACCAAAAGGACGCAACGTCGTTCTTGAGAAAAAATTCGGTTCTCCCCTTATCACTAACGATGGTGTGACAATTGCAAAGGAAATCGAATTAGAAGATGCATTCGAAAACATGGGTGCTAAGCTAGTTGCAGAAGTAGCAAGCAAAACAAATGAAATTGCTGGGGACGGAACAACGACTGCTACCGTTCTTGCACAAGCAATGATTCGCGAAGGTCTTAAAAACGTAACAGCTGGTGCAAACCCTGTTGGCGTACGTAAAGGAATCGAAAAGGCAACACAAACGGCTATCGCTGAACTAAAAACAATCTCAAAGCCAATCGAAGGCAAAGAGTCTATTACTCAAGTTGCGGCAATCTCTGCTGCGGATGATGAAGTAGGTCAATTGATTGCTGAAGCAATGGAGCGCGTTGGAAACGACGGTGTTATCACAATTGAAGAATCAAAAGGCTTCTCTACAGAACTTGACGTTGTGGAAGGAATGCAATTCGATCGTGGCTATGCATCTCCATACATGGTGACTGATTCTGATAAAATGGAAGCAGTTTTAGAAAATCCATATATTTTAATCACAGACAAAAAGATCACGAACATTCAAGAAATCCTTCCTGTCCTTGAGCAAGTTGTTCAACAAGGAAAGCCATTACTTCTTGTTGCGGAAGACGTTGAAGGTGAAGCGTTAGCTACATTAGTAGTGAACAAGCTTCGTGGAACATTCAATGCGGTAGCTGTAAAAGCTCCAGGATTCGGTGACCGTCGTAAAGCAATGCTTGAAGACCTTGCTATCCTAACAGGTGGAGAAGTGATTACAGAAGACCTAGGTCTTGACTTGAAAACAACTTCTCTTGACTCACTGGGACGTGCAGCGAAAATCGTTGTAACAAAAGAAAATACAACAGTTGTCGAAGGCGCTGGTGAAACGGATAAGATTGCCGCTCGTGTTAATCAAATCCGTGCTCAACTAGACGAAACGACTTCTGAGTTCGATAAAGAAAAATTACAAGAGCGTCTTGCTAAATTAGCTGGTGGTGTTGCGGTTGTTAAAGTTGGTGCTGCAACAGAAACTGAGCTAAAAGAGCGCAAGCTTCGTATCGAAGACGCATTAAACTCTACGCGTGCAGCTGTAGAAGAAGGTATCGTATCTGGTGGTGGTACAGCACTAGTAAACGTATACAAAAAAGTAGAAGAAATCAAAGCTGAAGGTGACGAAGCAACGGGTATCAACATCGTTCTACGTGCGCTTGAAGAGCCAATTCGTCAAATCGCAGTGAATGCTGGATTAGAAGGCTCAATCATCGTTGACCGCCTAAAACGCGAAAAAGTTGGCGTTGGCTTCAACGCTGCAGCTGGCGAGTGGGTAAACATGGTTGAAGCTGGAATCGTAGACCCAACAAAAGTTACTCGTTCAGCATTACAAAACGCAGCATCTGTTGCAGCAATGTTCTTAACAACAGAAGCTGTTGTAGCTGACCTACCAGAAGAAGCTGGTGCAGCACCTGCAATGCCTGATATGGGCGGCATGGGCGGCATGGGTGGAATGGGCGGCATGATGTAA
- a CDS encoding PH domain-containing protein, which yields MGLLSGLMGNASTIKKEEVKEELKDLLTSNEEIESAFKLVRDLIIFTDKRLLLVDKQGLTGKKVEYHSVPYKSISHFSVETAGTFDLDAELKIWISGAQEPTISKQFRKDDSIYDIQRILATICA from the coding sequence ATGGGATTATTAAGTGGTCTAATGGGAAACGCTTCAACAATTAAAAAAGAAGAAGTGAAAGAAGAACTAAAAGATTTGCTCACAAGTAACGAGGAAATTGAGTCAGCTTTTAAATTAGTGAGAGATCTTATAATCTTTACAGACAAACGTCTACTTTTGGTAGATAAACAAGGTCTAACTGGTAAAAAAGTAGAATATCATTCTGTTCCCTATAAAAGCATTTCTCACTTTAGTGTAGAAACTGCTGGTACCTTCGATTTAGATGCTGAACTAAAAATTTGGATTTCCGGTGCTCAGGAACCAACCATTTCAAAACAATTTAGGAAAGATGACAGTATTTACGATATTCAAAGGATCTTGGCAACTATATGCGCTTAA
- the nadE gene encoding ammonia-dependent NAD(+) synthetase, whose translation MNSLQKQIVEEMMVQPEIDPKQEIRKSVDFLKAYLKKNDFLRGFVLGISGGQDSTLTGKLAQMAIDEMNEENGTNEYVFYPIRLPYGTQADEEDAQQAIKFMNAREMITVNIQPAVEASVESLRQSGIELSDFVKGNEKARERMKVQYSIAAMKKCVVLGTDHSAEAVTGFYTKYGDGGADLVPIFRLNKRQGKMLLKELGAPEQLYLKKPTADLEDNRPGLPDETALNVTYDEIDDYLEGRDVSEAARKVIESHYLKTQHKRHLPISIFDDFWK comes from the coding sequence ATGAACTCACTACAAAAACAAATTGTGGAAGAGATGATGGTTCAGCCTGAGATTGATCCTAAACAAGAGATTCGAAAAAGCGTTGATTTTTTGAAAGCGTACTTGAAGAAAAATGATTTTTTGCGAGGGTTTGTTTTGGGGATTTCTGGTGGGCAAGATTCTACATTGACTGGAAAGCTGGCACAAATGGCGATAGATGAAATGAATGAAGAAAATGGAACAAATGAGTATGTGTTTTATCCAATTCGTTTGCCATATGGTACTCAAGCAGATGAAGAGGATGCTCAACAAGCCATTAAATTTATGAATGCGCGCGAGATGATTACGGTAAATATTCAACCAGCAGTAGAGGCAAGTGTGGAATCTTTACGTCAATCTGGTATTGAGCTATCTGATTTTGTCAAAGGGAATGAAAAAGCACGTGAACGTATGAAGGTACAATATAGTATTGCAGCAATGAAGAAGTGTGTCGTACTAGGAACAGACCACTCTGCTGAAGCGGTCACGGGCTTTTATACGAAATATGGTGATGGCGGCGCAGACTTAGTGCCAATTTTCCGTTTAAATAAGCGACAAGGAAAAATGCTATTAAAGGAACTTGGTGCACCAGAGCAGCTATATTTGAAAAAGCCAACTGCAGATTTGGAAGATAATCGTCCTGGATTACCTGATGAAACTGCATTGAATGTCACATATGATGAAATTGATGATTATTTGGAAGGTAGAGATGTGTCAGAAGCAGCAAGAAAAGTCATTGAGTCTCATTATTTAAAAACGCAGCATAAACGACATTTACCGATTTCAATTTTCGATGATTTTTGGAAGTAG
- a CDS encoding MoxR family ATPase → MKDVQHSKLREVIENIEKVMIGKREVAELSIVALLSGGHVLLEDVPGVGKTMMVRALAKSVGASFKRIQFTPDLLPSDVIGVSIYNPKELEFEFRPGPIMGNIVLADEINRTSPKTQSALLEGMEEKNVTIDGVTRKIGSPFFVMATQNPIEYEGTYPLPEAQLDRFLLKMKMGYPSIQEEMEVLDRAQKTPPIEDLDSVMTVDELIELQEQVKEIHVDNTIKKYIVEIAMRSRQHASVYLGASPRGSIALMKACQSFALLYGRSYVIPDDVQYLAPFVFSHRIILKPEARYEGISAEEIIERIITRIPVPVQKVVR, encoded by the coding sequence ATGAAGGATGTACAGCATAGTAAACTTCGAGAGGTCATTGAAAACATAGAGAAAGTAATGATTGGAAAAAGAGAGGTAGCGGAGTTAAGTATTGTAGCCTTATTGTCTGGTGGGCATGTTTTACTAGAGGATGTGCCTGGGGTTGGAAAGACGATGATGGTACGGGCGTTGGCGAAGTCTGTTGGTGCTTCTTTTAAGCGTATTCAATTTACACCAGATTTACTACCATCTGATGTAATTGGTGTTTCTATTTATAACCCGAAAGAATTAGAGTTTGAGTTTCGACCGGGTCCTATTATGGGAAATATTGTGCTTGCAGATGAGATTAACCGAACGTCACCTAAAACACAGTCGGCATTGCTTGAGGGAATGGAAGAGAAAAATGTGACGATTGACGGGGTGACAAGAAAGATAGGGTCGCCGTTTTTTGTAATGGCGACGCAAAATCCAATTGAATATGAGGGGACGTATCCACTGCCTGAGGCTCAGTTAGACCGTTTTTTACTCAAGATGAAGATGGGGTATCCGAGTATACAAGAAGAAATGGAAGTGTTAGATCGAGCGCAAAAAACACCTCCAATTGAAGACTTAGATTCTGTGATGACAGTGGATGAATTAATCGAGCTTCAAGAACAAGTGAAGGAAATCCATGTAGATAACACAATTAAGAAGTATATAGTCGAAATTGCGATGCGATCACGTCAGCATGCGAGTGTTTATTTAGGTGCCAGCCCGCGTGGGTCGATTGCTTTGATGAAGGCGTGTCAATCGTTTGCCCTTTTGTATGGTCGTAGCTATGTGATTCCTGATGATGTTCAATATTTAGCGCCTTTTGTATTTTCACACCGAATTATTTTAAAGCCTGAAGCGCGTTATGAGGGGATATCAGCTGAAGAGATTATTGAGCGAATTATTACGCGTATTCCTGTGCCTGTACAGAAGGTTGTGAGGTAA
- a CDS encoding DUF58 domain-containing protein, whose amino-acid sequence MRKKFQWVKVVGKLLFMLLLLAITFSYAMFQGGFVSWFLFYSFIPFALYAVTLFFYPLGEFRVERKLQTRALKAGEPLTVTITIKRSVPIPLFYLMVEDLVTPTLFLNASSTVGKSIIYPWFKREIRLDYTVDNLPRGEHVFSAVRVGTGDVFGLFTKERTIPLAEEVLVYPSYVEMNYRPLENQFDQGTATSELKIQKDTTMATGLREYQAGDRFSWIHWKSFARMNELKTKEFEERQSNDVLILLDRTPSANFEQMITFTASVVRAVLKKGAQIGLLSFGKSFYSSPIRDGQEQMQQLYFHLAKVKDDSSSSLGKILEGAGINYQQSATMFMVTSTLSKGSIYALQHYAKNNPAVVIFLVKRMKEELTVEEKSLQALAASRGMVVKVCREGEFRTTFTEVKRA is encoded by the coding sequence ATGAGAAAAAAGTTTCAATGGGTAAAAGTAGTAGGGAAATTACTATTCATGCTTTTGCTATTAGCGATTACATTTTCTTATGCTATGTTTCAAGGGGGATTTGTTAGTTGGTTTTTATTTTATAGTTTTATTCCCTTTGCGCTATATGCGGTTACCCTTTTTTTCTATCCTCTTGGGGAGTTTAGAGTTGAGCGGAAACTACAAACAAGAGCGTTAAAAGCAGGCGAGCCGTTAACCGTTACAATCACGATAAAAAGAAGTGTGCCGATTCCTTTATTTTATTTAATGGTTGAGGACCTTGTAACTCCGACATTGTTTCTAAATGCTTCTTCTACTGTAGGAAAAAGTATTATTTACCCGTGGTTTAAGCGAGAAATTCGTCTCGATTATACGGTAGATAACCTCCCACGGGGGGAACATGTCTTCTCAGCTGTTAGGGTAGGTACAGGTGATGTATTTGGTTTATTTACGAAAGAACGAACAATTCCTTTAGCAGAAGAGGTTCTTGTTTATCCATCATACGTAGAAATGAATTATCGCCCTCTTGAAAATCAGTTTGATCAAGGTACGGCTACGTCTGAATTGAAAATTCAAAAAGATACAACGATGGCTACTGGTCTCAGAGAGTACCAAGCAGGGGATCGTTTTTCATGGATTCATTGGAAGTCGTTTGCCCGGATGAATGAGTTGAAGACGAAGGAGTTTGAAGAAAGGCAATCGAATGATGTTTTAATTTTATTAGATCGTACACCATCAGCTAATTTTGAGCAGATGATTACGTTTACTGCTTCCGTCGTTCGAGCTGTCCTAAAAAAAGGTGCTCAAATTGGATTACTTTCGTTCGGAAAAAGCTTTTATTCTTCTCCTATTCGAGATGGACAAGAGCAAATGCAACAGCTGTATTTTCATTTAGCGAAGGTAAAGGACGATAGCTCCTCTTCTCTTGGAAAAATATTAGAAGGGGCCGGAATTAACTATCAACAATCAGCTACCATGTTTATGGTGACGTCAACGCTTAGTAAGGGGTCTATCTATGCCCTTCAACATTATGCGAAAAATAATCCTGCTGTGGTGATTTTCTTAGTGAAACGTATGAAAGAAGAGTTAACAGTTGAGGAAAAAAGCTTACAAGCTCTAGCTGCATCAAGGGGGATGGTTGTAAAAGTTTGTCGTGAAGGAGAATTTAGGACAACCTTTACGGAGGTGAAGAGAGCGTGA